One window of Microcoleus vaginatus PCC 9802 genomic DNA carries:
- a CDS encoding recombinase family protein: MKIIAYSYTEPLLEAAPAPEIWGQEVDRTYQDLGGRQQLQQLLKDCQREPVKYLLIQRFEELGDTLQQVCSHLAQLENLGVEIIVQAETEPRNRKNLLQILAEIQRSQHSRSIRKGHARNRIKSRIPPGKAPYGYRRGKDCYTIDKTTAPTVKDFFEHFLIYGSLRGSVRYLAKKYNKKISVSTGRRWLTNPAYRGDLEYQNGKVISNTHVPIISREEAAQIDRLLRRNRCLSPRSASAPRSLAGLAICAECKSPMTVAKVTSYRKEKEYLYLRPITCPKQPKCSGLSYDEVLQLTIAGICRDLPDAVAGLQMPNMNGIKAGIVRAIASKQEILEQLPALIDSGILDTETAEFRAYKIRTEIAELQSKLAQLPPVNLRETAQTVSLPQFWLDLSESERRFYFREFIDRIEIVRENTTWKLQIIFIF, from the coding sequence ATGAAAATCATCGCTTATTCTTACACCGAACCGCTACTGGAAGCAGCACCCGCACCGGAAATTTGGGGTCAAGAAGTCGATCGCACCTATCAAGACTTAGGGGGGCGGCAACAACTTCAGCAACTCCTCAAAGACTGCCAAAGAGAACCAGTCAAATACTTATTAATTCAGCGGTTTGAAGAACTAGGCGACACATTGCAGCAAGTGTGTTCGCACCTCGCCCAACTCGAAAACCTCGGCGTCGAAATCATCGTACAAGCAGAAACAGAACCGCGAAACCGCAAAAACTTGCTGCAAATACTCGCAGAAATCCAGCGCAGCCAACACAGCCGGAGTATTCGCAAAGGACACGCGCGCAACCGCATCAAATCCCGCATTCCACCGGGTAAGGCTCCTTACGGCTACCGGCGCGGCAAAGATTGTTATACGATCGATAAAACCACCGCCCCCACCGTCAAAGACTTTTTTGAACACTTTTTAATTTACGGTTCCTTGCGAGGTTCCGTGCGGTATTTAGCCAAGAAATACAACAAAAAAATTTCTGTAAGTACCGGCCGCCGCTGGCTGACAAACCCCGCTTACCGAGGCGATTTGGAATATCAAAACGGCAAAGTAATTTCTAACACCCACGTCCCGATTATTTCCCGAGAAGAAGCCGCCCAAATAGACAGATTGCTGCGCCGCAACCGCTGCCTTTCTCCTCGCAGCGCTAGCGCCCCACGTTCCCTCGCAGGTTTAGCAATTTGTGCAGAATGCAAATCGCCCATGACAGTTGCCAAAGTCACCTCCTACCGCAAAGAAAAAGAATACCTTTATTTGCGACCGATTACCTGTCCAAAACAGCCTAAATGTAGCGGCCTTTCCTACGATGAAGTATTGCAATTAACCATCGCCGGTATTTGTCGGGATTTACCCGATGCTGTTGCTGGCTTGCAAATGCCGAATATGAATGGAATTAAAGCAGGAATTGTCAGGGCGATCGCATCAAAACAAGAAATCCTAGAGCAACTTCCCGCCCTAATTGACAGCGGCATTTTAGACACGGAAACGGCAGAGTTTAGAGCCTACAAAATCCGCACCGAAATTGCCGAACTGCAAAGCAAATTAGCGCAACTACCCCCAGTAAATTTGCGAGAAACTGCCCAAACAGTTTCCCTTCCCCAATTTTGGCTCGATTTATCAGAATCAGAACGCAGGTTTTACTTTCGAGAATTTATCGATCGCATTGAAATCGTCCGGGAAAATACAACTTGGAAACTGCAAATTATTTTCATTTTTTAA